AAGACGTTTGTCAAGACCGCGCAGTAATGCACCTCCCCCGGCCAGATAGATGCCCTTGCTTACAATATCGGCATAGAGTTCCGGAGGTGTTCTTTCCAGCACCGAAATAATAGCCGACTCGACCTTGGAGAGCGACTTATCGAGGCAATGGGCTATTTCCTGGTAAGAGATGGGGATTTCAATGGGCATAGCCGTCATCAGGTTGGGCCCCCGCACCACAAAATCAGGAGGCGGATTATCGAGGTCTGGAAGGGCTGACCCGACATTGATCTTGATATCTTCGGCTGTACGCTCGCCGATTTTGATATTATGCTGGTGGCGCATGTAGGTCTGTATGTCGGCCGTAAATCCGTCACCGGCAATCCGGATGGATTCGTTGCAGACAATTCCTCCCAGAGCAATTACGGCAATTTCCGTAGTTCCTCCACCGATATCCACCACCATGCTGCCTTCAGGAGCTTCCACATCAAGTCCTATTCCAAGGGCGGCGGCCATCGGTTCATAGATCATGTAAACATCGCGGCCTCCGGCATGTTCCGACGAGTCACGCACGGCACGCACTTCTACTTCGGTACTTCCTGAGGGAATGGATACCACCATCCTGAGAGAGGGGGTAAACAAACGCTGACGGGGGTTGATCATCTTAATCATGCCCCTGATCATCAGTTCGGCGGCATTGAAGTCGGCAATAACCCCGTCTTTCAACGGACGTATGGTTTTGATATTCTCATGCGTCTTGCCGTGCATCTGACGGGCTTTCTCACCGATGGCAATCAGCTTTCCGGTGGTCTGATCAATGGCAACAATACTCGGCTCGTCAACAACTATTTTGTCGTTGTGAATTATAATGGTATTCGCCGTTCCCAGGTCTATCGCAATCTCCTGAAATAAGGAAAGAAAACTCATATTGGCTCAATTTGGCTGTAATGTTAATAAAATTTTGATGTTTTCTGGTTCACAGGAAGATAAATTAGTGTTTAAAATGCCGGTAACCTGTAAAAATCATTGCCAGCCCATGGGCATTGCAGAAGTCAATAGAATCCTTATCGCGCACCGACCCGCCCGGCTGAATGACAGCAGTAATGCCTGCCTCATGGGCAATTTCAACCGAATCGGCAAACGGGAAGAAGGCATCGGAAGCCATCACAGCCCCTTTCAGGTCGAAACCGAAAGAACGGGCCTTTGCAATGGCCTGCCGCAGGGCATCAACCCGCGACGTCTGGCCCACCCCGCAGGCCAGCATCTGCCTGTTTTTGGCCAGCACAATGGCATTCGACTTGGTATGCTTCACCAGCTTGTTGGCAAACAGAAGATCCGTAATCTGATCATCCGTTGGCTTCTTTTCTGTAACGTATTTCAAATCTTCCCGGGTTTCAATGTGCTTATCCCTGTCCTGCACCAGCACTCCGTTCAGCACGGTTCTGAACTGCACGTCCTGCAGGAGAAT
This is a stretch of genomic DNA from Bacteroidales bacterium. It encodes these proteins:
- a CDS encoding rod shape-determining protein; this translates as MSFLSLFQEIAIDLGTANTIIIHNDKIVVDEPSIVAIDQTTGKLIAIGEKARQMHGKTHENIKTIRPLKDGVIADFNAAELMIRGMIKMINPRQRLFTPSLRMVVSIPSGSTEVEVRAVRDSSEHAGGRDVYMIYEPMAAALGIGLDVEAPEGSMVVDIGGGTTEIAVIALGGIVCNESIRIAGDGFTADIQTYMRHQHNIKIGERTAEDIKINVGSALPDLDNPPPDFVVRGPNLMTAMPIEIPISYQEIAHCLDKSLSKVESAIISVLERTPPELYADIVSKGIYLAGGGALLRGLDKRLTDKINIPFHVAEDPLHAVARGSGIALKNLERFSAFLMR